The Neofelis nebulosa isolate mNeoNeb1 chromosome 16, mNeoNeb1.pri, whole genome shotgun sequence genome includes a window with the following:
- the NOTUM gene encoding palmitoleoyl-protein carboxylesterase NOTUM: MGRGVRVLLLLLGLLHWAGGGEGRKTWRRRGQQPPPPPSPPRAEAAPAAGQPVESFPLDFTAVEGNMDSFMAQVKSLAQSLYPCSAQQLNEDLRLHLLLNTSVTCNDGSPAGYYLKESKGSRRWLLFLEGGWYCFNRENCDSRYDTMRRLMSSRDWPRTRTGTGILSSQPEENPHWWNANMVFIPYCSSDVWSGASSKSEKNEYAFMGALIIQEVVRELLGKGLSGAKVLLLAGSSAGGTGVLLNVDRVAEQLEELGYPAIQVRGLADSGWFLDNKQYRRTDCVDTVTCAPTEAIRRGIRYWNGVVPERCRHQFKDGEEWNCFFGYKVYPTLRCPVFVVQWLFDEAQLTVDNVHLTGQPVQEGQWLYIQNLGRELRNTLKDVPASFAPACLSHEIIIRSHWTDVQVKGTSLPRALHCWDRSLHDSHKAGKAPLKGCPVHLVDSCPWPHCNPSCPTIRDQFTGQEMNVAQFLMHMGFDVQTVAQQQGLEPSKLLGMLSSGS, encoded by the exons ATGGGCCGAGGGGTGCgcgtgctgctgctgctgctgggcctGCTGCACTGGGCCGGGGGCGGCGAGGGCAGGAAGACCTGGCGGCGCCGCGGCCAGCagccgcccccgccgccctccCCGCCTCGTGCCGAGGCGGCACCCGCGGCCGGGCAGCCGGTGGAGAGCTTCCCGCTGGACTTCACCGCCGTGGAGGGCAACATGGACAGCTTCATGGCGCAGGTCAAAAGCCTGGCCCAGTCCCTGTACCCCTGCTCGGCTCAGCAGCTCAACGAGGACCTGCGCCTGCACCTCCTGCTCAACACGTCGGTGACCTGCAACGACGGCAGCCCCGCCGG CTACTACCTGAAGGAATCCAAGGGCAGTCGGCGGTGGCTCCTTTTTCTGGAAG GTGGCTGGTACTGCTTCAACCGGGAGAACTGCGACTCCCGCTATGACACCATGCGGCGCCTCATGAGCTCCAGAGACTGGCCGCGCACCCGCACAG GCACAGGGATCCTGTCCTCCCAGCCAGAGGAAAACCCCCACTGGTGGAATGCCAACATGGT CTTCATCCCCTACTGCTCCAGCGATGTCTGGAGTGGGGCTTCGTCCAAGTCTGAGAAGA ACGAGTATGCCTTCATGGGTGCCCTCATCATCCAGGAGGTGGTCCGAGAGCTCTTGGGCAAAGGGCTGAGCGGGGCCAAGGTGCTGCTGTTGGCAGGGAGCAG CGCGGGGGGCACGGGGGTGCTGCTGAACGTGGACCGCGTGGCCGAGCAGCTGGAGGAGCTGGGCTACCCGGCCATCCAGGTGCGGGGCCTGGCTGATTCGGGCTGGTTCCTGGACAACAAGCAGTACCGCCGAACCGACTGCGTCGACACCGTCACGTGCGCGCCCACGGAGGCCATACGCCGCGGCATCAG GTACTGGAACGGGGTGGTCCCGGAGCGCTGTCGGCACCAGTTCAAGGACGGCGAGGAGTGGAACTGCTTCTTTGGCTACAAAGTCTACCCGACCCTGCGCT GCCCCGTGTTCGTGGTGCAGTGGCTGTTTGATGAGGCCCAGCTGACTGTGGACAACGTGCATCTCACGGGACAGCCGGTGCAGGAGGGCCAGTGGCTGTACATCCAGAACCTGGGCCGCGAGCTTCGAAACACGCTCAAGGATGTGCC GGCCAGCTTCGCCCCCGCCTGCCTCTCCCACGAGATCATCATCCGAAG CCACTGGACGGACGTCCAGGTGAAGGGGACCTCGCTGCCGCGGGCGCTGCACTGCTGGGACAGAAGCCTGCACGACAGCCACAAGGCCGGCAAAGCCCCCCTGAAGGGCTGCCCCGTCCACCTGGTGGACAGCTGCCCCTGGCCCCACTGCAACCCCTCCTGCCCCACCATCCGGGACCAGTTCACGGGGCAGGAGATGAACGTGGCCCAGTTCCTCATGCACATGGGCTTTGACGTGCAGACCGTGGCGCAGcagcagggcctggagcccagtAAACTGCTGGGGATGCTGAGCAGCGGCAGCTAG